In Neorhizobium sp. NCHU2750, a single genomic region encodes these proteins:
- a CDS encoding methyl-accepting chemotaxis protein: MTFLKNASIRAKIMSLIIPICLVAIASSLYLSSEFKQSDGLYERFIANDNQAEVDLVASTRSLVATGYSTYQILLHSQTSSVDDALKGFYKESTTSLIGRIEQAKKGSPEYADQLDTFATRAKEVVARTDAALKPGQSAEDTRAALAKADALIQPLLSDMRDLTTRMKDNIHLRSSHLAARTNSTIVISLTVLGIVFVVMIVAALFVASRGITTPIARLRHRMVSLADGQTDAAVDGLDRKDEVGQMASAVAIFRDNAIEQARLEKQANDHRSLSERERLEREAQKAQQVADTQFAVSELATALDRLAGGDVAYRIDRAFVAELDTLRTNFNSSATNLEDALHAVGDNARGIDAGANEVRQSADQLAKRTEQQAASVEETAAALEEITTTVKDASLRAEEVGKLVAQTRKGAERSGGIVQNAITAMHEIEHSSAEITSIIGVIDDIAFQTNLLALNAGVEAARAGEAGKGFAVVAQEVRELAQRSAAAAKEIKRLIDTSGSHVRSGVELVGETGAALQAIVTEVQDINRHVDAIVESAREQSVGLQEINVAVNAMDQSTQQNAAMVEESTAASHRLAQEAQALNRLLSRFKLSGAAGNMRAAPSAAPQPATASSRPTASPARSLGNRLSAAFGGGSAAAVKQESWEEF, encoded by the coding sequence ATGACCTTTTTGAAGAACGCCAGCATCCGGGCGAAAATTATGTCGCTCATTATCCCGATCTGTCTCGTCGCGATCGCCTCCTCCCTCTATCTGTCCAGCGAGTTCAAGCAGTCGGACGGGCTTTACGAGCGCTTCATCGCCAACGACAACCAGGCCGAAGTGGATCTGGTCGCCTCGACCCGCAGCCTCGTTGCAACCGGCTATTCCACCTATCAGATCCTGCTGCACAGCCAGACGTCATCGGTCGACGACGCCTTGAAGGGCTTCTACAAGGAAAGCACGACCAGCCTGATCGGCCGCATCGAGCAGGCCAAGAAGGGCTCGCCCGAATATGCCGACCAGCTCGACACTTTCGCGACCCGCGCGAAGGAAGTCGTCGCCCGGACGGATGCGGCGCTGAAGCCCGGCCAGAGCGCCGAGGACACCAGGGCCGCGCTCGCCAAGGCCGACGCGCTGATCCAGCCTCTGCTGTCCGACATGCGCGACCTGACCACCAGGATGAAGGACAACATCCATCTGCGCTCCAGTCATCTGGCTGCACGGACGAACTCCACCATCGTGATCTCGCTCACCGTTCTTGGCATTGTCTTCGTCGTCATGATCGTCGCTGCGCTGTTCGTTGCCTCGCGCGGCATCACCACGCCGATCGCCAGGCTGCGGCACCGCATGGTTTCGCTCGCCGATGGCCAGACTGACGCCGCCGTCGACGGTCTCGACCGCAAGGACGAAGTCGGCCAGATGGCATCGGCCGTCGCCATCTTCCGCGACAATGCGATCGAGCAGGCAAGGCTCGAAAAGCAGGCAAACGACCACCGGTCGCTGTCGGAGCGCGAACGCCTTGAGCGGGAAGCCCAGAAGGCGCAGCAGGTCGCAGACACGCAATTCGCAGTCAGTGAACTCGCCACCGCCCTCGACCGACTGGCCGGCGGTGACGTCGCCTACCGCATCGACCGCGCCTTCGTTGCCGAACTCGATACGCTGCGCACCAACTTCAACAGTTCCGCCACCAATCTCGAGGATGCCCTGCATGCCGTCGGCGACAACGCCCGCGGCATCGATGCCGGCGCCAACGAGGTCCGCCAGTCGGCCGACCAGCTAGCCAAGCGCACCGAGCAGCAGGCAGCCTCGGTCGAGGAAACCGCAGCAGCACTCGAGGAGATCACCACCACGGTGAAGGACGCCAGCCTGCGGGCCGAGGAAGTCGGCAAGCTGGTGGCGCAGACCCGCAAGGGTGCCGAACGCTCCGGCGGCATCGTCCAGAACGCCATCACCGCCATGCACGAGATCGAGCATTCCTCAGCCGAGATCACCAGCATCATCGGCGTCATCGACGATATCGCTTTCCAGACCAACCTCCTGGCGCTGAATGCCGGCGTCGAGGCAGCCCGTGCCGGTGAAGCCGGCAAGGGATTTGCCGTCGTCGCACAGGAGGTCCGCGAACTGGCACAGCGCTCCGCCGCCGCCGCCAAGGAGATCAAGCGACTGATCGACACGTCCGGATCGCATGTGCGCTCCGGTGTCGAACTGGTCGGCGAAACCGGCGCCGCCCTGCAGGCGATCGTCACCGAGGTGCAGGACATCAACCGCCATGTCGATGCGATCGTCGAATCGGCGCGCGAACAGTCCGTCGGACTTCAGGAGATCAACGTCGCCGTCAACGCGATGGACCAGAGCACCCAGCAGAATGCCGCGATGGTGGAGGAATCCACCGCCGCCAGCCACCGCCTGGCCCAGGAGGCGCAGGCGCTCAACCGGCTCCTGTCGCGCTTCAAGCTCAGCGGCGCGGCTGGCAACATGAGGGCTGCCCCATCGGCCGCCCCGCAGCCGGCCACCGCGTCATCCCGCCCGACCGCCTCGCCCGCCCGCTCCCTCGGCAACCGGCTTTCCGCCGCCTTCGGCGGTGGCTCGGCCGCGGCCGTGAAACAGGAAAGCTGGGAAGAATTCTGA
- a CDS encoding quinone oxidoreductase → MSDREIHLMGCGGTEKLEIHPQPPLHPGAGEILVRHRAIGMNFVDIYHRIGTYPLAAYPAIPGVEAAGIVEEVGPDVTGIAPGDRVAYGATLGAYASTRLLPAHRAILLPDDISFQAAAASMLKAMTAYMLLHRTYPVCEGTVVLVHAAAGGLGAIMVRWAKQLGAIVIGTVGTEEKAVLAKQYGADHVIVGRNADIAPQVKELTGGRGVDVAYDGIGGSTLARSIAATRAFGTIASFGQPAGPIPPIEIETLRPGKSLTLPSIMAHAADPANYREAAEAAIEAMRQGMAATIAGEFPLDDVAKAQTLLESGSAAGSLLLIP, encoded by the coding sequence ATGAGCGATCGCGAAATACACCTGATGGGCTGCGGCGGGACGGAAAAGCTAGAAATACATCCCCAGCCACCGCTGCATCCCGGCGCCGGTGAAATCCTTGTCCGGCATCGGGCGATCGGCATGAATTTCGTCGATATCTATCATCGCATCGGCACCTACCCGCTCGCCGCCTACCCCGCCATTCCCGGCGTCGAGGCGGCCGGCATCGTCGAAGAAGTCGGTCCCGATGTGACCGGGATCGCTCCGGGAGATCGCGTCGCCTATGGCGCAACGCTCGGCGCCTATGCCTCCACCCGGCTGCTGCCCGCGCACCGGGCAATCCTGCTGCCCGACGACATCTCGTTCCAGGCCGCCGCCGCATCGATGCTGAAGGCCATGACGGCCTATATGCTCCTCCACCGCACCTATCCCGTCTGCGAAGGAACGGTCGTGCTCGTCCATGCCGCAGCCGGCGGCCTTGGCGCCATCATGGTCCGCTGGGCAAAGCAGCTCGGCGCCATCGTCATCGGCACGGTCGGCACCGAGGAAAAGGCGGTTCTCGCCAAGCAATACGGCGCAGACCACGTGATTGTCGGCCGCAACGCCGACATCGCCCCACAGGTGAAAGAACTGACCGGCGGCAGGGGTGTCGACGTGGCCTATGATGGGATCGGCGGCAGCACGCTCGCCCGCAGCATCGCGGCAACCCGCGCCTTCGGCACGATCGCCTCCTTCGGCCAGCCGGCGGGGCCGATCCCGCCGATCGAGATCGAAACGCTGAGACCCGGAAAATCCCTGACGCTTCCCTCCATCATGGCACATGCCGCCGATCCGGCCAATTATCGAGAAGCGGCCGAAGCCGCGATCGAGGCCATGCGGCAGGGCATGGCAGCGACGATCGCCGGAGAATTCCCACTCGACGACGTGGCGAAGGCGCAAACATTGCTGGAAAGCGGCAGCGCCGCCGGCAGCCTGTTGCTGATCCCCTGA
- a CDS encoding LysR family transcriptional regulator codes for MNGKKLTIPDWENLRHFRALATKGTLLGAARALGVEHATVSRRVAMLEEQLQTRLVDRRGRRIELTQDGERIAALAGQMEEQALAISQVALRQDRLAGTVRISAPPALSAVLLPGPIAGLRQSHPEIEITVVGEKRYASLNRREADIAVRLARPEEGDLTVTRVGGVAFNFYASPSYLAATEERDWSFIAYGADMEASPQHRRLVAVAGERRIGIRASTLEFQRAAASAGGGIAILPDFFVGAEHGLTVAIAEDVPVTRDIWLVVHSDIRDAPVIRVVMDAITDGIRRASRL; via the coding sequence ATGAATGGGAAAAAATTGACAATTCCGGATTGGGAAAACCTGCGCCATTTTCGTGCGCTGGCGACGAAGGGCACGCTGCTCGGTGCCGCTCGCGCGCTCGGCGTGGAGCATGCAACGGTCAGCCGGCGGGTGGCGATGCTGGAAGAGCAGTTGCAGACCCGGCTCGTTGATCGACGTGGGCGGAGGATCGAGCTGACCCAGGACGGCGAGCGCATCGCGGCTCTCGCAGGGCAGATGGAAGAGCAGGCGCTTGCCATCAGCCAGGTGGCGCTCCGGCAGGATCGTCTGGCGGGTACGGTCAGGATCAGCGCGCCGCCGGCACTCTCGGCCGTGCTGCTGCCGGGGCCGATTGCCGGCTTGCGCCAGAGCCATCCCGAGATCGAGATCACGGTGGTCGGCGAGAAGCGCTATGCCTCGCTCAACCGGCGCGAGGCGGATATCGCGGTGAGGCTGGCGAGACCGGAAGAGGGCGACCTGACCGTGACACGGGTCGGCGGTGTCGCCTTCAATTTCTATGCGTCGCCATCCTATCTGGCGGCGACTGAGGAGCGGGACTGGAGTTTCATCGCCTATGGTGCGGATATGGAAGCATCGCCGCAGCATCGAAGGCTTGTCGCGGTTGCCGGCGAGCGGCGCATCGGCATCAGGGCATCGACGCTGGAGTTCCAGCGGGCTGCGGCAAGTGCCGGCGGCGGCATCGCCATCCTGCCGGATTTCTTCGTCGGGGCGGAACATGGGCTCACCGTGGCCATCGCCGAGGATGTGCCGGTGACGCGGGACATCTGGCTGGTGGTGCATTCCGACATCCGCGACGCACCGGTCATCCGCGTGGTTATGGATGCGATCACGGACGGGATAAGACGGGCGAGCCGGCTCTAG